A region of Lichenibacterium dinghuense DNA encodes the following proteins:
- a CDS encoding DUF2244 domain-containing protein, producing MSEADPAEPVLFATRLRPHRSLTPRQFRFLLLGIAAISFASTLPFVIMGAWPVAGFMGLDVLAVYVAFRASFRSARAYEDVRVTFLQLTLAKVSAKGARAEWRFNPSWVRLERQEHAEFGTQRLDLVARANRVEVAGFLGPDAKERFSDDLGRALAEARRGYRYEH from the coding sequence GGTCCTGTTCGCGACGCGCCTGCGCCCGCACCGCTCGCTCACGCCGCGCCAGTTCCGGTTCCTGCTGCTCGGCATCGCGGCGATCAGCTTCGCCTCGACGCTGCCCTTCGTGATCATGGGCGCCTGGCCGGTGGCGGGCTTCATGGGGCTCGACGTGCTGGCGGTCTACGTGGCCTTCCGCGCGAGCTTCCGCTCGGCCCGTGCCTACGAGGACGTGCGCGTGACCTTCCTGCAGCTCACGCTCGCCAAGGTCAGCGCGAAGGGCGCCCGCGCCGAGTGGCGCTTCAACCCGTCCTGGGTGCGGCTGGAGCGGCAGGAGCACGCCGAGTTCGGCACCCAGCGGCTCGACCTCGTGGCGCGGGCGAACCGGGTGGAGGTGGCGGGATTCCTCGGCCCCGACGCCAAGGAGCGCTTCTCCGACGACCTCGGGCGCGCGCTGGCGGAGGCGCGGCGGGGGTATCGGTATGAGCATTGA
- a CDS encoding PIG-L deacetylase family protein: MPTALALSPHLDDAAFSCGGTLARLAASGWRVVVATLFTASVPDPSGFALACQLDKGLGPEVDYMALRRDEDAAAMRALGAEPAWMQFREAPHRGYDSAPALFAGVRDEDGIVDDLAPALSALLAEHRPDLVLAPQCIGGHADHVQAVRAFDRAGWAGPTLWWRDFPYVVRDASPREPLRERMATLPEREVALSPSEAEAKRQACLAYVSQLGFQFGGAEGLERRLAAAGGAECFRVTGNVAGF; encoded by the coding sequence ATGCCAACCGCCCTCGCGCTCTCCCCCCACCTCGACGACGCCGCCTTCTCCTGCGGCGGCACCCTCGCCCGCCTCGCCGCGTCCGGCTGGCGCGTGGTCGTGGCGACGCTGTTCACCGCTTCCGTGCCGGACCCGAGCGGCTTCGCCCTCGCCTGCCAGCTCGACAAGGGGCTCGGCCCGGAGGTCGACTACATGGCGCTGCGCCGGGACGAGGACGCGGCGGCGATGCGGGCGCTCGGCGCCGAGCCGGCGTGGATGCAGTTCCGCGAGGCCCCGCACCGCGGCTACGACAGCGCGCCGGCGCTGTTCGCGGGCGTGCGGGACGAGGACGGGATCGTCGACGACCTCGCGCCGGCGCTCTCCGCCCTGCTCGCCGAGCACCGCCCCGACCTCGTGCTCGCCCCCCAGTGCATCGGCGGCCACGCCGACCACGTCCAGGCGGTGCGGGCCTTCGACCGCGCGGGCTGGGCCGGCCCGACCCTGTGGTGGCGCGACTTCCCCTACGTGGTCCGCGACGCGAGCCCGCGCGAGCCTCTGCGCGAGCGGATGGCGACGCTGCCCGAGAGAGAGGTCGCGCTTTCGCCCTCCGAGGCGGAGGCGAAGCGGCAGGCCTGCCTCGCCTATGTGAGCCAGCTCGGCTTCCAGTTCGGCGGCGCGGAGGGGCTGGAGCGGCGGCTCGCGGCCGCGGGCGGGGCGGAATGCTTCCGCGTCACTGGAAACGTGGCCGGATTCTAG